The Streptomyces sp. NBC_00670 genome window below encodes:
- a CDS encoding MerR family transcriptional regulator: MLTIGEFSRLTHLSIRTLRRYHEVALLEPAVVDETTGYRYYGVDQIPTAQVIHRLRELDVPLSDVQRILRTSDPGVRAALVTDHLQRLEDELDRTRAAVVSLRRLLRPDPAPLNVELRAEPVRTVAAVEAVVGHGDIAAWYAGAMAELEAAVGAAVTGPPGGSYDNALFEQERGHAVVYLPTAAPPCTGRVHPTVLPAAELAVTTHVGEHDGIEVTYGELGTWVVENAMSVAGPVREVYVVGPRDTSDPAAWRTEIGWPVFRVT; this comes from the coding sequence ATGCTGACCATCGGAGAGTTCTCCCGGCTGACCCACTTGAGCATTCGGACCCTGCGCCGGTATCACGAGGTGGCCCTGCTGGAACCCGCCGTGGTGGACGAGACCACTGGTTACCGCTACTACGGCGTCGACCAGATCCCGACCGCGCAGGTCATCCACCGGCTCCGCGAGCTCGACGTCCCCCTGAGCGATGTGCAGCGGATCCTGCGGACCTCCGACCCCGGTGTCCGGGCGGCCCTGGTCACGGACCACCTGCAACGCCTCGAGGACGAGCTCGACCGCACCCGGGCCGCGGTCGTGTCGCTGCGCCGCCTGCTCCGGCCGGACCCCGCGCCGCTCAACGTCGAACTGCGTGCGGAGCCTGTCCGGACGGTCGCGGCGGTGGAGGCCGTAGTCGGCCATGGCGACATCGCGGCCTGGTACGCAGGCGCGATGGCCGAATTGGAGGCGGCCGTCGGCGCCGCCGTGACCGGACCGCCGGGCGGCAGTTACGACAACGCCCTTTTCGAGCAGGAGCGCGGTCACGCGGTCGTCTACCTGCCGACCGCTGCGCCACCTTGCACCGGACGCGTGCACCCCACGGTTCTGCCGGCCGCGGAACTGGCCGTCACCACCCACGTCGGCGAGCACGACGGCATCGAGGTCACGTACGGCGAACTCGGGACCTGGGTGGTGGAGAACGCGATGTCGGTGGCCGGGCCGGTGCGGGAGGTCTACGTCGTCGGCCCCCGGGACACAAGCGATCCCGCTGCGTGGCGCACCGAGATCGGCTGGCCGGTCTTTCGTGTCACCTGA
- a CDS encoding nuclear transport factor 2 family protein yields MTQQTDLPSDPLPTIVREFFAAHVVRDADTASSFLAEDAVVIDQGETFRGREEAHAFLRDAGSEFAYTTEQIGAHRVDDTHWVVTVRLEGTFPGGVAELDHRFALRDDLIAELVIANHPA; encoded by the coding sequence ATGACACAGCAGACCGATCTCCCGTCCGATCCGCTCCCGACCATCGTGCGCGAGTTCTTCGCCGCCCACGTCGTGCGCGACGCCGACACCGCCTCGTCGTTCCTCGCCGAGGATGCGGTGGTCATCGACCAGGGTGAGACCTTCCGCGGCCGAGAGGAGGCCCACGCGTTCCTGCGGGACGCCGGGTCCGAGTTCGCATACACGACCGAGCAGATCGGCGCTCACCGCGTCGATGACACCCATTGGGTGGTCACCGTGCGGCTCGAGGGCACCTTCCCGGGCGGCGTCGCCGAGCTCGACCACCGGTTCGCGTTGCGGGACGACCTCATCGCCGAACTCGTCATCGCCAACCACCCAGCCTGA
- a CDS encoding SDR family oxidoreductase, which yields MSSDDRDRLDGRRALVTGGSKGSGKAVVERLREMGADVYTTARTMPDGYEHPDRFIEADVLTREGTNAVAARIAEVGALDILVHVVGGASTPAGGFAVITDDQWLTELNLNLLGAVRLDRALLPAMIGAGSGVVLHFTSIQRELPQYDASLAYAAAKAALRTYSKGLANELAPRGVRVNAISPGGIETEAYERFVDRIAEGNGLTREAAKQTIYDSLGGVPLGRFANTGEIADLVGFLVSDRASAIVGAEYVIDGGTVPTV from the coding sequence ATGTCTAGTGACGATCGCGATCGTCTCGACGGACGCCGGGCGCTGGTCACGGGCGGTTCGAAGGGCTCGGGCAAGGCCGTCGTGGAGAGACTGCGGGAGATGGGTGCCGACGTGTACACGACGGCGCGAACGATGCCCGACGGGTACGAGCACCCTGACCGGTTCATCGAAGCGGACGTGTTGACGAGGGAGGGCACCAACGCCGTGGCCGCTCGAATCGCTGAGGTCGGCGCCCTCGACATCCTGGTGCACGTTGTCGGAGGGGCGTCGACGCCGGCTGGTGGATTCGCGGTCATCACCGACGACCAGTGGCTCACCGAGCTGAACCTCAACCTCCTGGGAGCGGTGCGGCTGGATCGAGCTCTTCTGCCTGCGATGATCGGGGCTGGGTCGGGCGTGGTGCTGCACTTCACCTCGATCCAGCGTGAGCTTCCCCAGTACGACGCGTCCTTGGCCTACGCAGCAGCGAAGGCCGCGCTGCGCACATACAGCAAGGGACTTGCCAATGAGCTCGCGCCGCGCGGCGTTCGGGTCAACGCGATCAGCCCGGGCGGAATCGAGACCGAAGCCTACGAACGGTTCGTGGACCGGATCGCCGAGGGCAACGGACTCACACGTGAAGCAGCCAAGCAGACCATCTACGACTCCCTCGGGGGAGTGCCCCTGGGAAGGTTCGCGAACACCGGGGAGATCGCGGACCTGGTCGGGTTCCTGGTCTCGGACCGCGCCTCGGCGATCGTAGGAGCCGAGTACGTGATCGACGGCGGAACCGTCCCGACCGTCTGA
- a CDS encoding cupin domain-containing protein codes for MSSDAPVPLSDALASFDVPWSPRIVTRVNDYDVRVAKAEGEHVWHVHDHTDEFFLVLEGELHISLREPDGERTVLLPRGAVFTVPRGTEHKPHAPSGAAFLMFEPTGTPTLGDRHDDTGNRLESTTGRPLHT; via the coding sequence ATGAGCAGCGACGCACCCGTTCCCCTCTCCGATGCCCTGGCCTCCTTCGACGTCCCGTGGAGTCCCCGTATCGTCACCCGCGTCAACGATTACGACGTCCGGGTCGCCAAGGCGGAGGGCGAGCACGTCTGGCACGTTCACGACCACACCGACGAGTTCTTCCTGGTGCTGGAGGGGGAGTTGCACATCTCGCTGCGTGAGCCCGACGGGGAACGCACGGTGCTGCTCCCCCGGGGCGCGGTGTTCACCGTCCCGCGCGGCACGGAGCACAAGCCGCACGCTCCGTCCGGCGCCGCGTTCCTCATGTTCGAGCCCACCGGCACGCCCACCCTGGGCGACCGCCACGACGACACCGGGAACCGTCTGGAGTCGACGACGGGGCGCCCGCTCCACACCTAG
- a CDS encoding MarR family winged helix-turn-helix transcriptional regulator, producing MMETRPLEPEEWEFWDSWMRAQRLLVRELERGLQRDCGISKAEFSVLVTLWQATGREMRVGELSESLDWDKSRVSHQLTRMEKRGFVARTQYGADGRRAGIGLTDEGRHAARSAILVHGGNIRRHFLDSLSPEHATALRAWSEQAVDRLETLGGEATGDDVS from the coding sequence ATGATGGAGACGCGACCGCTGGAACCTGAGGAGTGGGAGTTCTGGGACTCCTGGATGCGGGCGCAGCGTCTGCTGGTCAGGGAGCTGGAGCGTGGTCTCCAGCGTGACTGCGGCATCTCGAAGGCCGAGTTCAGCGTGCTGGTGACGCTGTGGCAGGCCACCGGCCGCGAGATGCGTGTCGGTGAGCTCTCCGAGTCGCTCGACTGGGACAAGAGCCGTGTCTCGCACCAGCTCACGCGCATGGAGAAACGCGGCTTCGTCGCACGCACCCAGTACGGCGCCGACGGCCGCCGTGCGGGGATCGGACTGACGGACGAGGGCCGCCACGCCGCCCGGAGCGCCATCCTCGTGCACGGCGGCAACATCCGCCGCCACTTCCTCGACTCACTGTCCCCCGAGCACGCGACGGCCCTCCGGGCATGGAGCGAGCAGGCGGTCGACCGCCTCGAAACGCTCGGCGGCGAGGCCACCGGCGACGACGTGTCCTGA
- a CDS encoding GlxA family transcriptional regulator: MAKDSSHEVPGTGTHRVVVIVDENSNPFELGCASEVFGLRRPEIGRDLYDFRLCSPEPRTLMRDGFFTLTGVAGLKAADTADTLIVPNRPDIEVPRRPAVLDAVRRAHARGARLVGFCSGAFTLAEAGVLDGRRATAHWQWADAFRARFPAVRLEADVLFVDDGDILTAAGSAAALDLGLHVVRRDHGAEIANFVSRRLVFAAHRDGGQRQFVERPVPELPDESLAPVLAWAQARLDTPLTVSGLAARAAVSPATLHRRFQAQLGTTPLAWLTGERLALACRLIERGESRVEVVARRSGLGGAANLRRLMRRETGLTPSEYKRRFGSGVK; this comes from the coding sequence ATGGCGAAAGATTCCTCGCACGAGGTCCCCGGGACGGGGACACACCGGGTCGTCGTGATCGTGGACGAGAACTCCAATCCGTTCGAACTGGGCTGTGCCAGCGAGGTCTTCGGCCTGCGCAGACCCGAGATCGGCCGCGATCTGTACGATTTCCGGCTCTGCTCGCCCGAGCCCCGCACCCTGATGCGGGACGGGTTCTTCACCCTCACCGGAGTCGCCGGTCTGAAGGCGGCCGACACGGCGGACACCCTGATCGTCCCCAACCGGCCGGACATCGAGGTGCCGAGGCGCCCCGCCGTGCTCGACGCCGTCCGGCGGGCGCACGCACGCGGTGCCCGCCTGGTCGGCTTCTGCAGCGGCGCCTTCACCCTGGCCGAGGCCGGCGTCCTCGACGGGCGCCGGGCCACCGCGCACTGGCAGTGGGCGGACGCCTTCCGCGCCCGCTTCCCCGCCGTCCGGCTGGAGGCGGACGTCCTGTTCGTCGACGACGGCGACATCCTCACCGCCGCCGGCAGCGCGGCCGCGCTCGATCTCGGACTGCACGTGGTCCGCCGCGACCACGGTGCGGAGATCGCCAATTTCGTCAGCCGTCGCCTGGTGTTCGCGGCCCACCGGGACGGCGGGCAGCGGCAGTTCGTGGAGCGCCCGGTGCCCGAGTTGCCGGACGAGTCGCTGGCGCCCGTCCTGGCCTGGGCCCAGGCACGGCTGGACACACCGCTCACCGTGTCCGGCCTCGCGGCCCGGGCCGCGGTCAGCCCGGCGACACTGCACCGCCGCTTCCAGGCGCAACTGGGCACGACGCCGCTGGCATGGCTCACGGGGGAGCGGCTCGCGCTGGCGTGCCGGCTGATCGAGCGGGGCGAGTCCCGCGTCGAGGTGGTCGCCCGGCGCAGCGGGCTGGGCGGCGCCGCCAATCTGCGCCGGCTGATGCGCCGTGAGACCGGCCTCACGCCGTCGGAGTACAAGCGGCGGTTCGGGTCGGGCGTGAAGTGA
- a CDS encoding NADPH-dependent FMN reductase, producing MTLRIALILGSTRPGRRGDQIAAWALEAARAHGGADYELVDLADHGLGNLDEPGNPNLQQYRHDHTRAWGALVDSFDGYVFLVPEYNHSYPGALKNALDHVYREWNDKAAGIISYGGWVAGARAAEALRLVLAELQVATVRAQPTISTRPSFATGAFVPQEGLDSAVGGMLDQLIAWSGALREVRRAGARTATAA from the coding sequence ATGACGCTTCGCATCGCGCTCATCCTCGGCAGCACCCGCCCCGGACGCCGCGGCGACCAGATCGCCGCCTGGGCACTGGAGGCCGCCCGCGCGCACGGGGGAGCCGACTACGAACTCGTCGACCTCGCGGACCACGGCCTCGGCAACCTCGACGAGCCCGGCAACCCGAACCTCCAGCAGTACCGGCACGACCACACCCGCGCCTGGGGCGCACTCGTCGACAGCTTCGACGGCTACGTGTTCCTCGTCCCGGAGTACAACCACTCCTACCCCGGGGCCCTGAAGAACGCCCTGGACCACGTCTACCGGGAGTGGAACGACAAGGCCGCCGGCATCATCAGCTACGGCGGCTGGGTCGCCGGGGCCCGGGCCGCCGAGGCGCTGCGGCTCGTCCTCGCCGAGCTCCAGGTGGCCACGGTCCGCGCCCAGCCCACCATCTCGACCCGCCCCTCGTTCGCCACCGGCGCCTTCGTTCCCCAAGAGGGTCTCGACAGCGCCGTGGGCGGCATGCTCGATCAGCTGATCGCCTGGTCCGGCGCGCTGCGCGAGGTGCGCCGGGCGGGTGCGCGGACGGCCACGGCCGCCTGA
- a CDS encoding dihydrofolate reductase family protein: MTDTTCHMSISLDGFVAGPEQSRDDPLGKRGQELHGWHIGDPRATEADATANTWLMRPRGAYVMGRNMFGPVRGEWNEPWEGWWGPEPPYHAPVFVLTRYAHEPIRMEGGTTFHFVTGGFDAAYARALEAADGRGVDIAGGASTVRQALNAGVIDELTLDIAPVLLGGGERLFDGVTAFDFDPVEVLHSPLTTHVRYRRRETRAGQA; this comes from the coding sequence ATGACCGACACCACCTGCCACATGTCGATCTCGCTCGACGGCTTCGTCGCCGGACCCGAGCAGAGCCGGGACGATCCGCTGGGCAAGCGCGGACAGGAGCTGCACGGTTGGCACATCGGCGACCCGCGCGCGACCGAGGCCGACGCGACGGCCAACACCTGGCTGATGCGCCCGCGTGGCGCCTACGTCATGGGCCGGAACATGTTCGGGCCCGTCCGAGGCGAGTGGAATGAGCCGTGGGAGGGATGGTGGGGCCCCGAACCCCCCTACCACGCCCCGGTCTTCGTCCTCACTCGTTACGCCCACGAGCCGATCAGGATGGAGGGAGGAACCACCTTCCACTTCGTCACCGGCGGCTTCGACGCCGCGTACGCGCGGGCGCTCGAAGCCGCCGACGGGAGGGGCGTGGACATCGCCGGTGGTGCCTCGACGGTGCGGCAGGCGCTCAACGCCGGCGTGATCGATGAACTCACCCTCGACATCGCCCCCGTCCTGCTCGGCGGCGGCGAGCGCCTGTTCGACGGTGTCACCGCCTTCGATTTCGACCCTGTCGAGGTACTCCACTCGCCGCTGACCACCCATGTCCGCTACCGCAGACGCGAGACACGGGCGGGCCAGGCGTAG
- a CDS encoding TetR/AcrR family transcriptional regulator: MHQVAQRAGVGAGSLYRNFPTREALVLAVCQDEVDRIIATVPGLLAKLPPLEALRHWTMDLVEAMRRKHGLGDALSPGAHRTISERTYGPVIAALTELLDAGKRDGSIRAARPPATCSSSPAHAGARRPAPTTARPTCARSSSTGSAPLPHERRPAD; encoded by the coding sequence ATGCACCAGGTCGCCCAGCGCGCGGGGGTCGGCGCCGGCTCGCTGTACCGCAACTTCCCCACGCGCGAGGCGCTCGTCCTCGCCGTCTGCCAGGACGAGGTCGACCGCATCATCGCCACCGTGCCGGGGCTGCTCGCGAAGCTGCCACCGCTGGAGGCGCTCCGGCACTGGACGATGGACCTCGTCGAGGCCATGCGCCGGAAGCACGGTCTCGGGGACGCCCTCAGTCCCGGCGCGCACCGGACGATCAGCGAGCGCACCTACGGCCCCGTCATCGCCGCCCTGACCGAACTGCTCGACGCCGGAAAGCGGGACGGGAGCATCCGCGCGGCGCGGCCCCCGGCGACCTGCTCCAGCTCACCGGCGCACGCTGGCGCGCGGCGGCCGGCCCCGACGACCGCGCGCCCCACATGCGCACGCTCATCCTCGACGGGCTCCGCGCCGCTTCCGCATGAACGCCGGCCGGCCGACTGA
- a CDS encoding alpha-L-rhamnosidase — MISRRGILASTAAAVAATAARPAAAGAAAASPGTGTAGRRAATEVVAPTVEYVRHPLGLDAARPRLSWPMVSKAPGVRQSAYQIRVASSAAGLRRPDVWDSGQVKSADSVLVPYGGPELEPRKRYFWSVRVWDDEGTVSGWSEPSWWETGLLGAGQWSARWIAPPAELTDAPSFQGCDWIWFPEGDPASEVPAGTRWFRRTVDLPPDITSATLAITADNVYSVAVNGAEVARTDLDTDNEGWRKPAVVDVLAHVRSGRTVLAVAATNATDGPAGLLAVLVVRTASGERRIVTDASWKATDQEPEGGWREADFDDSAWVAAKEAAPSGSGPWGTVTPASYAVARLRHTFRLRRKKVERARLYLTALGLYEAHLNGVRVGTDQFAPGWTDYRTRVQYRTHDVTHLLRAGANALGVYLAPGWYAGNVGMFGPHQYGEHPALLAQLEVDYADGSSARVVSDTDWLASAGPILSADLLDGETYDARAETPGWASPGFDDEGWLAVREAGTHVPQRIVAQVDGPVRVTDELRPVKVTEPRPGVFVFDLGQNMVGSVRLAVSGAAGTTVRLRHAEVLNPDGTVYTANLRTAKATDTYVLKGRGTETYEPRFTFHGFRYVEVTGFPGTPTAKAITGRVMHTDAPATLDFVTDSPLLNQLHSNITWGQRGNFLSVPTDTPARDERLGWTGDINVFAPTAAYTMESARFLTKWLTDLRDAQTPEGSFTHVAPDVGRLGDGAAGWGDAGVTVPWALYEAYGDLRVLQDAWASVLDWLGYLEKHSDGLLRPAEGYGDWLNLSDETPKDVVATAYFAHSADLAARMARELGKDPAAQEDLFDRVRAAFRKAYVGADGRVKGDTQTAYVLALSMNLLPDALRGAAADRLVALIEARDGHLSTGFLGTPRLLPVLTDTGHTDVAYRLLTRRTFPSWGYQIDRGATTMWERWDSLRPDGTFQDPAMNSFNHYAYGSVGQWMYANIAGISAARPGYREVLIRPRPGGGVNSARATLTSVRGPISTRWTRKRGRFELTCSIPPNTTAEVWVPASATDHVTHAGGTLLRHEDGHQVFHVGSGTYRFTV; from the coding sequence GTGATCAGTCGTAGAGGCATCCTGGCGAGTACGGCGGCGGCGGTCGCCGCTACGGCCGCGAGACCCGCCGCGGCCGGTGCCGCAGCCGCCTCCCCGGGCACCGGGACAGCGGGGCGACGGGCCGCGACGGAGGTGGTGGCGCCCACCGTCGAGTACGTCCGGCATCCCCTGGGCCTGGACGCCGCCCGCCCCCGTCTGAGCTGGCCGATGGTGTCGAAGGCGCCGGGTGTCCGGCAGAGCGCGTACCAGATCCGGGTGGCGTCCAGCGCCGCCGGCCTGCGGCGACCCGACGTGTGGGACAGCGGGCAGGTGAAGTCCGCCGACTCCGTCCTCGTACCGTACGGCGGTCCCGAACTGGAGCCCAGGAAACGGTACTTCTGGTCCGTACGGGTGTGGGACGACGAGGGCACGGTGTCCGGGTGGAGCGAGCCGTCCTGGTGGGAGACCGGGCTGCTCGGCGCCGGCCAGTGGTCCGCGCGGTGGATCGCGCCGCCCGCCGAGCTGACCGACGCGCCGTCGTTCCAGGGCTGCGACTGGATCTGGTTTCCCGAGGGCGATCCGGCGAGCGAAGTCCCCGCCGGCACCCGCTGGTTCCGCCGCACCGTCGACCTCCCGCCGGACATCACCTCGGCCACGCTGGCGATCACCGCCGACAACGTGTACTCCGTCGCCGTCAACGGCGCCGAAGTGGCCCGTACCGACCTCGACACCGACAACGAGGGCTGGCGCAAACCCGCCGTCGTGGACGTCCTCGCCCACGTGCGGTCCGGGCGCACGGTACTCGCGGTCGCGGCCACCAACGCCACCGACGGTCCCGCCGGCCTCCTCGCCGTACTCGTCGTGCGCACCGCTTCCGGGGAGCGGCGGATCGTCACCGACGCCTCGTGGAAGGCCACCGACCAGGAACCGGAGGGCGGTTGGCGCGAGGCGGACTTCGACGACTCCGCCTGGGTGGCCGCCAAGGAGGCCGCCCCCTCGGGCTCCGGCCCCTGGGGGACGGTCACCCCCGCCTCCTACGCCGTCGCCCGGCTGCGGCACACGTTCCGGCTGCGGCGCAAGAAGGTCGAGCGCGCCCGGCTGTACCTCACCGCGCTCGGTCTGTACGAGGCTCATCTGAACGGCGTCCGGGTCGGCACCGACCAGTTCGCCCCCGGCTGGACGGACTACCGCACCCGTGTGCAGTACCGCACCCACGACGTCACGCACCTGCTGCGGGCCGGCGCCAACGCCCTCGGGGTGTACCTCGCGCCCGGCTGGTACGCGGGCAACGTCGGCATGTTCGGTCCGCACCAGTACGGCGAACATCCGGCGCTGCTGGCCCAGTTGGAGGTCGACTACGCCGACGGCAGCAGTGCGCGCGTCGTCTCGGACACCGACTGGCTGGCCTCCGCCGGTCCGATCCTCTCCGCCGACCTGCTCGACGGTGAGACGTACGACGCCCGCGCGGAGACGCCCGGCTGGGCCTCGCCCGGGTTCGACGACGAGGGCTGGCTCGCCGTACGCGAGGCCGGGACACACGTGCCGCAGCGGATCGTTGCCCAGGTGGACGGCCCGGTGCGGGTCACCGACGAGCTGAGGCCCGTCAAGGTGACCGAGCCCCGGCCCGGTGTCTTCGTCTTCGACCTGGGGCAGAACATGGTCGGTTCCGTGCGGCTCGCCGTCTCCGGCGCGGCCGGGACGACCGTACGGCTGCGCCATGCCGAGGTGCTCAACCCGGACGGCACCGTCTACACGGCCAACCTGCGGACGGCGAAGGCGACCGACACCTACGTCCTCAAGGGGCGCGGCACGGAGACCTACGAGCCCCGCTTCACCTTCCACGGGTTCCGCTACGTGGAGGTGACCGGCTTCCCCGGCACCCCCACCGCGAAGGCGATCACGGGCCGCGTCATGCACACCGACGCGCCCGCCACCCTCGACTTCGTGACGGACTCCCCCCTGCTCAACCAGTTGCACAGCAACATCACCTGGGGGCAGCGCGGCAACTTCCTCTCCGTCCCCACCGACACACCGGCGCGCGACGAGCGGCTCGGCTGGACCGGTGACATCAACGTCTTCGCGCCCACCGCCGCGTACACCATGGAGTCGGCCCGCTTCCTGACCAAGTGGCTCACCGACCTGCGCGACGCCCAGACGCCGGAGGGCTCCTTCACTCATGTGGCGCCCGACGTCGGCCGTCTCGGTGACGGCGCGGCCGGCTGGGGTGACGCGGGGGTGACCGTGCCGTGGGCGCTGTACGAGGCGTACGGGGACCTGCGGGTGCTCCAGGACGCGTGGGCGTCGGTGCTGGACTGGCTCGGCTATCTGGAGAAGCACAGCGACGGTCTGCTGCGGCCCGCGGAGGGCTACGGGGACTGGCTGAACCTGTCCGACGAGACGCCCAAGGACGTCGTCGCCACCGCGTACTTCGCGCACAGCGCCGACCTCGCCGCGCGGATGGCCCGCGAACTCGGCAAGGACCCCGCCGCCCAGGAGGATCTCTTCGACCGGGTCCGCGCCGCCTTCCGGAAGGCGTACGTCGGCGCCGACGGCAGGGTGAAGGGCGACACGCAGACCGCCTACGTCCTGGCCCTGTCGATGAACCTGCTCCCGGACGCGCTGCGCGGTGCGGCGGCCGACCGGCTCGTCGCACTGATCGAGGCGCGCGACGGGCATCTGTCGACGGGGTTCCTCGGCACTCCCCGGCTGCTGCCCGTCCTCACCGACACCGGCCACACCGACGTCGCCTACCGGCTGCTCACCCGGCGCACCTTCCCCAGCTGGGGCTACCAGATCGACCGGGGCGCGACCACCATGTGGGAACGCTGGGACTCCCTGCGGCCCGACGGCACGTTCCAGGACCCGGCCATGAACTCCTTCAACCACTACGCCTACGGTTCGGTGGGCCAGTGGATGTACGCGAACATCGCCGGCATCTCCGCCGCCCGCCCCGGCTACCGCGAGGTCCTCATCCGCCCCCGCCCCGGCGGCGGCGTCAACTCGGCCCGCGCGACACTCACTTCGGTCCGCGGCCCGATCTCCACGCGCTGGACCCGCAAGCGGGGCCGCTTCGAACTGACCTGCTCGATACCCCCGAACACCACCGCCGAGGTGTGGGTCCCGGCCTCCGCCACGGATCACGTCACGCACGCGGGCGGAACGCTCCTGCGGCACGAGGACGGCCACCAGGTGTTCCACGTGGGCTCGGGTACGTACCGGTTCACGGTCTGA